TCACCGCCTGGCGGTAGACGTCGTCGGTGACGTCGCCGGCCGCGAACAGGCCCGGCACCGAGGTCGCGGTCGAATACGGCTCGGTCCAGACATAGCCGGACGGCTTCATCTTGATCTTGCCGGCGACGAGATCGGTCGAGGGCTGATGGCCGATGGCGATGAACACGCCGTCGGCGGTCATTTCCTGCGTGGCGCCGGTCTTCACGTTACGCAGCACGACGCCGCGCACCTTCAGCGGATTTTCGTTGCCGAGCACGTCGTGCAACTCGCTGTCCCAGACCACGCGAATTTTCGGATTCTTGTAGAGCCGCTCCTGCAGGATCTTCTCGGCGCGGAACGTGTCGCGCCGATGCACGATCGTGACCTTGGAGGCGAAGTTGGTGAGGAACAGCGCTTCCTCGACCGCGGTGTTGCCGCCGCCGATCACCAGCACTTCCTTGTTCTTGTAGAAGAAGCCGTCGCAGGTCGCGCAGGCCGACACGCCATAGCCCTTGAACTTCTGTTCGGACGGCAGATCGAGCCAGCGCGCCTGTGCGCCGGTCGCGAGCACGACGGTGTCGGCGATATAGACGTCGCCGGAATCGCAGGTGAGCCGGAACGGCCGCCCGCTCAGATCGAGATCGTTGACGTGGTCGGTGATGATCTTGGTGCCGACATGCTCGGCCTGCTTCTGCATCTGCTCCATGAGCCAGGGGCCCTGGATGACGTCGGCGAAGCCTGGATAGTTCTCGACGTCGGTGGTGATGGTGAGCTGGCCGCCCGGCTGGATGCCCTGGATCAGGATCGGCTCGAGCATCGCGCGCGCCGCGTAGATCGCTGCCGTATAGCCCGCCGGTCCCGAGCCGATAATCACAAGCTTGGCATGGGTTTTCTTGCTCATACGTCCCTCGGTCGGGGCACAACATTCCGGCATGCTGCGCGATGAAGGGGGAGGCTTGCCGGCACATTGGGCACGGCGGGTCATTCCCCCGGCACTTAATTTAAGCCTTCGCCGCAGCTATGCAAGTTTCGCAACCCTCTGGGTCCACAGTCGAGGCCAGGATTTCCCGATTTTGTCCTTAATCGCGGGTTCCGCAGAGGGGTTGTGGGGAATTCGGCGCAATATTCTTTCGCGGCGAGCGCCGCTCGGGGATAATGGGTCGATTTGACGCGCAATTCTGAAGTGCCGGAGACGCTGTGTCCGAACGCCTGGATGCCATCGACCTCAAGATCCTGAAGGAGCTTCAGGACGACGGCCGTATCACCAATGTGGAGCTGGCTCGCCGGGTCGGCATCTCGGCGCCGCCCTGCCTGCGCCGGGTGCGGGCGCTGGAGGAGGCGGGCTTCATCAAAGGCTATCGCGCGCTGCTCGACGAGAAGATGCTGGGCTACGAGGTCACCGTGTTCGCCATGGTACACCTGACCAGCCAGGCCGAGCCCGACCTGAAGGCGTTCGAGGATTTCGTGCGCACCGCGCAGCTCGTGCGCGAATGCTGGATGCTCTCGGGCGAGATCGACTTCGTGCTCAAATGCGTGGCGCCGGACTTGAAGACGTTCCAGGCCTTCGTCGCCGAGCTCACCGGCGCGCCCAACGTGCGCAACGTCAAGACGTCGCTCGTGCTGCGCAACGCCAAGGACGCCGCGATGGTGCCGATGGAGTTGAAGAAATTGTAGGGTGGGCGAAGGCGCGAAGCGCCGCGCCCACGCGACATTTGCTCGATTGACGCAACACCGAATGGCTCTGTTGAGCCACATTCCGCCGCGATTATTCCTCAGTGGCGTTTTGCGGATGGAAGATTTTCAGTGTTGCGATGGCTTCTTCGGTTGCTCGTTGGACTTGTCGCGATCGTGTTGCTTGCTGTCGTGGCCGGCCCGTGGTTGCTGTACGAATTTGGCCTCTCGAAGATCGACGGGCGTCCCGGCCACGCCGTCAGCACCGCCGTCGCTCCCGAAGACGTCGAGGCGTTGATCCGAACGCTCCGAATATCGCGGCCGATCACGATCGATCGCTTGTCACCGTATTCCTACATCTGGACGCTGGCGCGTAGTGATGGGCGAATGCGTGATCATGGAGTGCGCATTGCTTGGCGGATCGCCAGGTCGCACAACGCGGATCATCTCGCCAACCATTCGTTCTGGCATCTGTCGGGAGCGGCGTTGACAATCTGGCTAACCCGCAACTGGACGACGGACGAACTCGTTGCGAAGGCCGTCGAATTGGAAAAGGCGACGGCCAAAGCGAGGGCAGCTGCGGCTTTTGAACGTAAGCAGTCCGGCCGTTGAAGTCATACATGATGTGCTATTGACGATCATATTCGTTCCTGATAGGTTCTAATTTGTCCCTGCTCACTGAGGGCGTCTTCCGGAGACGTTCGGCTGACGGAGCTGGGTGCGGCGTCCTGCGGACGGGCCTCGTAAGCTCGGCTCCGGGAGGCGTCTGGGTTCCGTTCGCTCTACTACGAGGGCCGCCCGTCAGGGCTCGTCCGGGATGGAATGAACGGCGGTGAAAACCGCCGGAATTGCAGGAGGGATACTCCTGGTCCACCCGGTGATACGGACCACACGCCCATAATCGCTGCGGTGGAGCGCCGGAAGGCGCGCCTGCCCTCGCAAGGGCGGGCGGGGTGCCTTCGCAAAGGTGCCCCAGTGATACCTGCGCCGTTTCGGCGCTCCGCCTCCCTCAGGGAGGCATGAAAGAACCCGGGCGCGGCCCGGAAAACCGACAGGGAAATCTGGTGGCCGCCGGCATGCGCTGCGCGGAGGAAAAATCTATGCACTCGTTCGTTATTCGGAACGATGGAGAAGAACAAGTGAGCCTTGTTCAGTCCCAGCGCATTCGATCGCGTATCATCGCGACCGGCGCAGCCCCGACAAGGCGGCACAAGTTTTTTTCGACGGCTGTCGATTGGCGGCAGCCTCGCGCGTCATGGTGTCGACGGAGCACAAGCTTCGGTCACAACCAAGGGACCATCACCATGCAATATCTCCTTCTGATCTACCGCGATGAAGCCAAGTTCCTGTCGGCCAGCAAGGCCGAGGCCGAGCAGATGACCGCGAGCTACATGGCCTATGCCGAGGCCATGAAGAAGGCCGGGGTGATCCGCGGCGGCGAGCGGCTGCGGCCGGTGACGGACGCGACCACGGTGCGGGTCGCCGGTGGCAAGACCAGCGTGCTCAACGGGCCCTATGCCGACACCAAGGAGCAGCTGGCCGGCTACTTCATGATCGACGTGCCCGATCTCGATGCGGCGTTGAGCTGGGCCGCGCGTTGTCCCGGCGCGAGCCAGGGCGCGATGGAAGTCCGTCCGCTGTGGCCGATGTAGCGCCAACGCCGAAAGGCGAACAGCCTGCCCGGGCCGCCGCCGAAATGGTGGCCCGGCAGAGCTACGGCAAGCTCGTGGCGTTTCTCGCGGCCCGCACCGGCGATGTCGCCGGCGCCGAAGACGCGCTGTCGGAGGCGTTTGCGTCAGCATTGGACGATTGGTCGGTCAACGGCGTGCCGCGGACGCCCGAAGCATGGCTCCTGACCGCTGCACGCCGCAAGCTGATCGACGCCGGCCGGCGGCGACGGAGCGGCGATGATGCAGCGGATCATCTGCGGCTGATGGCCGACGAAATGGAGGCCGTGGCGAACGAGACCGACATCCCGGACCGGCGCCTCGCTCTGATGTTCGCCTGTGCGCATCCGGCCATTGATCAAGGCATCCGCGCGCCGCTCATCCTTCAGACCATTCTCGGCTTCGACGCCGCGACCATCGCGTCGGCGTTCCTGGTCGCGCCGCAAACTATGGCGCAGCGCCTGGTTCGTGCCAAAAGCAAAATCAGGGAGGCCCGCATTCCGCTGCGGATTCCCGAACACGGGGAATTGCGCGAGCGCCTCGACACCGTGCTGGAGGCGATCTATGCGGCCTTCGCCGAGGGCTGGACCGATCCCGGCGGCACCGAAAGCCGCCGCCGCAATCTCGCCAGCGAAGGCATCTGGCTCGGCCGCCTCGTTGCGTCGCTGCTGCCAGACGAGCCCGAGGCGCTGGGCCTGCTCGCGCTGATGCTCTATGCGGAATCGCGCCGCGCGGCGCGGCGGGGCGCCGAGGGCGACTACGTGCCGCTCGGGCAGCAGGACACGGCGCTGTGGGACGTGCCGATGATCGAAGAGGCCGAGGCGCTGCTGCGCCGCGCGAGTGTTGGCGGCGACACCGGGCGCTATCAGCTCGAAGCCGCGGTGCAGTCGGCGCATCTGGTGCGGCGCTTGAGCGGCCGCGCCGATTGGGCGGCGATCGAAAGACTCTACGAGCTTCTGTTCGAGATCACGCATTCGCCGGTGGTGATGATCAACCGCGCGGTCGCGGCGGCCGAGTCGCGCGGCGCAGAGGCGGGCCTTGCCCTGCTCGACGGCCTCGACGGCGAGAAGGCGCTCGCCGAATACCAGCCGTATTGGGCGGCGCGTGCCGATCTTCTCTCGCGGCTCAACCGGCGCGCCGAAGCCAGTGAGGCCTATCAGCGCGCCATCGGGCTGGAAACCGATCCCGCGGTCCGCCGCTTTCTGCAGGAGCGCCGCGGCGCCCGCTGCGGCAAGGCCAATTGATGT
The Rhodoplanes sp. Z2-YC6860 genome window above contains:
- the trxB gene encoding thioredoxin-disulfide reductase, producing MSKKTHAKLVIIGSGPAGYTAAIYAARAMLEPILIQGIQPGGQLTITTDVENYPGFADVIQGPWLMEQMQKQAEHVGTKIITDHVNDLDLSGRPFRLTCDSGDVYIADTVVLATGAQARWLDLPSEQKFKGYGVSACATCDGFFYKNKEVLVIGGGNTAVEEALFLTNFASKVTIVHRRDTFRAEKILQERLYKNPKIRVVWDSELHDVLGNENPLKVRGVVLRNVKTGATQEMTADGVFIAIGHQPSTDLVAGKIKMKPSGYVWTEPYSTATSVPGLFAAGDVTDDVYRQAVTAAGLGCMAALEAERFLAHHGTQQQQAAE
- a CDS encoding Lrp/AsnC family transcriptional regulator is translated as MSERLDAIDLKILKELQDDGRITNVELARRVGISAPPCLRRVRALEEAGFIKGYRALLDEKMLGYEVTVFAMVHLTSQAEPDLKAFEDFVRTAQLVRECWMLSGEIDFVLKCVAPDLKTFQAFVAELTGAPNVRNVKTSLVLRNAKDAAMVPMELKKL
- a CDS encoding YciI family protein; amino-acid sequence: MQYLLLIYRDEAKFLSASKAEAEQMTASYMAYAEAMKKAGVIRGGERLRPVTDATTVRVAGGKTSVLNGPYADTKEQLAGYFMIDVPDLDAALSWAARCPGASQGAMEVRPLWPM
- a CDS encoding RNA polymerase sigma factor gives rise to the protein MVARQSYGKLVAFLAARTGDVAGAEDALSEAFASALDDWSVNGVPRTPEAWLLTAARRKLIDAGRRRRSGDDAADHLRLMADEMEAVANETDIPDRRLALMFACAHPAIDQGIRAPLILQTILGFDAATIASAFLVAPQTMAQRLVRAKSKIREARIPLRIPEHGELRERLDTVLEAIYAAFAEGWTDPGGTESRRRNLASEGIWLGRLVASLLPDEPEALGLLALMLYAESRRAARRGAEGDYVPLGQQDTALWDVPMIEEAEALLRRASVGGDTGRYQLEAAVQSAHLVRRLSGRADWAAIERLYELLFEITHSPVVMINRAVAAAESRGAEAGLALLDGLDGEKALAEYQPYWAARADLLSRLNRRAEASEAYQRAIGLETDPAVRRFLQERRGARCGKAN